A genome region from Taeniopygia guttata chromosome 5, bTaeGut7.mat, whole genome shotgun sequence includes the following:
- the COMMD9 gene encoding COMM domain-containing protein 9 (The RefSeq protein has 3 substitutions compared to this genomic sequence) — MAALRDGDFAALQILLKAPSKDAVRQLCQESFSSAPAALGPLAQRACPGLAVSAEEAEQLVSALHKLTRHVVYRGLTSAEDILCLFPENFHQNLKNLLTKIILENISAWRNEAQASQISLPRLVDMDWRVDIKTSSDSIVRMAVPTCLLQLKIQEDAALCGNSPVVSALTVELSKETLDTMLEGLGRIRDQLSTVANK, encoded by the exons ATGGCGGCGCTGCGGGACGGGGACTTCGCGGTGCTGCAGATCCTGCTGAAg GCGCCGTCCAAGGACGCGGTGcggcagctgtgccaggagagctTCTCCAGCGCGCCCGCCGCGCTCGGCCCGCTGGCGCAGCGCGCCTGCCCCGGGCTCGCCGTCAGCGCCGAGGAAGCGGAGCAG CTGGTGTCTGCTTTGCACAAGCTCACCAGGCACGTGGTGTACCGCGGCTTGACCAGTGCAGAAGACATCCTCTGTCTCTTCCCAGAAAACTTCCACCAAAATCTGAAAAACCTCTTGACTAAGATAATCTTGGAGAATAT ctctgCTTGGAGGAATGAAGCACAAGCCAGTCAGA TCTCCCTGCCTCGGCTGGTGGACATGGACTGGAGGGTGGACATCAAGACATCTTCAGACAGCATCGTAAGAATGGCAGTCCCTACCTGCCTGCTGCAGTTAAAG ATTCAGGAAGATGCTGCCTTATGTGGAAATAATCCTGTTGTTTCTGCACTGACTGTGGAACTGAGCAAAGAAACCCTGGACACTATGTTAGAAGGCCTGGGAAGGATTCGGGACCAACTTTCTGCTGTTGCAAACAAATGA